The following are encoded together in the Actinomycetota bacterium genome:
- a CDS encoding sugar ABC transporter permease: MSTATGEPTAPLAPLPRAGGRLVMSILRIAGAFAIPIAAFFLLWATFNFLRNEDANRIVVVLVAIVVGVVGVFALYWAMNEAVDLLPSRYREGVRPWVFVGPALVILGVFLVYPVVNTLLTSLKDARGQEFVGLDNYAFVFTDESMLRSIRNTFGWIVIVPLFAVSVGLIFATLVDRLRRGEAIAKSLIFLPLAISFVGASVTWRLIYSFRPEGFGTNIGLLNGVMQGLGQDPVAWLQLKPWNNMFLMVIMVWMQTGFAMVVLSAAIKSIPDEIVEAARIDGASEWQVFRRIMVPTILPTIVVVTTYMVINALKVFDIVFVMGNAESDGTEVIAERMLRWFFISNHDGRGAAIAVVLFVAIVPVLIWNVRRFREEEAIR, encoded by the coding sequence GTGAGCACGGCGACCGGGGAGCCGACCGCGCCGCTCGCGCCGCTGCCGCGCGCGGGTGGGCGTCTCGTGATGTCGATCCTCAGGATCGCGGGGGCGTTCGCGATCCCGATCGCGGCCTTCTTCCTGCTCTGGGCGACCTTCAACTTCCTGCGGAACGAGGACGCGAACCGGATCGTCGTCGTGCTCGTCGCGATCGTCGTCGGGGTGGTCGGTGTCTTCGCGCTCTACTGGGCGATGAACGAGGCCGTCGACCTGCTGCCTTCCCGTTACCGAGAGGGCGTGCGCCCATGGGTGTTCGTGGGACCCGCGCTCGTGATCCTGGGCGTGTTCCTCGTGTATCCGGTGGTCAACACGCTGCTCACCAGCCTGAAGGACGCGCGCGGGCAGGAGTTCGTGGGGCTCGACAACTACGCCTTCGTGTTCACCGACGAGAGCATGCTTCGGTCGATCCGGAACACGTTCGGGTGGATCGTGATCGTGCCGCTCTTCGCGGTGAGCGTGGGGTTGATCTTCGCGACGTTGGTCGACCGGCTGCGACGCGGTGAAGCGATCGCGAAGTCCTTGATCTTCCTGCCGCTCGCGATCTCGTTCGTGGGCGCGTCGGTCACGTGGCGGCTGATCTACAGCTTCCGGCCCGAGGGCTTCGGAACGAACATCGGACTGCTGAACGGCGTCATGCAGGGGCTCGGTCAGGATCCGGTCGCGTGGCTCCAGCTCAAGCCGTGGAACAACATGTTCCTGATGGTGATCATGGTTTGGATGCAAACCGGGTTCGCGATGGTCGTGTTGTCGGCGGCGATAAAGTCGATCCCTGACGAGATCGTCGAGGCCGCGCGCATCGACGGCGCGTCGGAGTGGCAAGTGTTCCGCCGCATCATGGTGCCCACCATCTTGCCGACGATCGTCGTCGTCACCACGTACATGGTGATCAACGCCCTGAAGGTCTTCGATATCGTCTTCGTGATGGGAAACGCCGAGTCGGACGGCACCGAGGTGATCGCGGAACGCATGCTCCGGTGGTTCTTCATCAGTAACCACGACGGGCGCGGGGCCGCGATCGCCGTGGTCCTGTTCGTCGCGATCGTGCCCGTGCTGATCTGGAACGTTCGCCGGTTCCGTGAAGAGGAGGCGATCCGGTGA
- a CDS encoding polymer-forming cytoskeletal protein, which translates to MIFKRDDDDPIAATAPGADEPDAGRRTRTQGGDMAEDNGEVTIVGAGARLEGNVVSAGSLRIDGQVKGQINADGDVTLSPQSQVEADIRAQNVSVGGKFKGNLIVKGKAHLARGGRIDGNITSKTLVVEEGGIFHGQSIMDAGSTAPAQQGRSEQTEAKGGEQVKVP; encoded by the coding sequence ATGATCTTCAAGCGCGACGACGACGACCCGATCGCCGCGACGGCGCCCGGCGCCGACGAGCCCGACGCAGGACGGCGGACACGAACCCAGGGAGGCGACATGGCTGAGGACAACGGAGAGGTCACGATCGTCGGCGCGGGCGCGCGCCTGGAAGGCAACGTCGTCTCGGCTGGCAGCCTGCGCATCGACGGCCAGGTGAAGGGGCAGATCAACGCCGACGGCGACGTCACGCTATCTCCCCAGAGCCAGGTCGAGGCCGATATCCGCGCGCAGAACGTGAGCGTGGGCGGGAAGTTCAAGGGCAACCTCATCGTCAAGGGCAAGGCACACCTCGCTCGCGGCGGCCGCATCGACGGCAACATCACGTCGAAGACGCTCGTCGTCGAGGAAGGCGGCATCTTCCACGGGCAGAGCATCATGGACGCCGGCTCGACCGCGCCCGCGCAACAGGGCCGGAGCGAACAGACCGAGGCCAAGGGCGGCGAGCAGGTCAAGGTGCCGTAG
- a CDS encoding protein kinase gives MSAPLTEPSLLGSLLAGRYEIRAPLGRGGMGEVFEAVDRRLGRTVAIKVLRQELAANDRFLARFRREAATAAGLAHVGIVSVHDIGDDAGRTYIVMEFVAGRTLVDLDRDADAHDPRWIARIGAAAARALAHAHERGIVHRDVSPANIMVTTDGAVKILDFGIARDGGDAHSSAASRGTIAYVAPEVLRGGTADARADLYSLGAVLAELARGLDDHRLRAALDRATATDPVARFASATAFSGALDAIAAGTDPVLTPRTGERHRPARDRTEPIVRIATRPLASASSSRPVAEPARSSAPLQPTVEPARGIVGSRPRRRRRGARLGRTIVVVALIGVAIGSALVLGQAFVTMSTPQPAGTVTGPDPVPAPTGLVGAASCDGLFSTGVDLAWTGSGPVKGYEILRKGGTGERTLVARLRGVHTEAFRDADLGVDASYRYRVRAFDGPRVSEWSNAVDIATPFLCLT, from the coding sequence ATGTCGGCCCCCCTGACCGAACCTTCCCTGCTCGGCTCGCTCCTCGCGGGCCGCTACGAGATCCGTGCGCCGCTCGGGCGTGGAGGCATGGGCGAGGTCTTCGAGGCCGTCGACCGTCGTCTCGGGCGGACCGTCGCGATCAAGGTTCTGCGACAGGAGCTCGCGGCCAACGATCGGTTCCTGGCTCGCTTCCGCCGGGAGGCCGCCACCGCCGCCGGACTCGCGCACGTCGGCATCGTCTCGGTGCACGACATCGGCGACGACGCCGGGCGGACATACATCGTGATGGAGTTCGTGGCCGGGCGCACGCTCGTGGATCTCGATCGTGACGCCGACGCGCACGACCCCCGTTGGATCGCCCGCATCGGCGCGGCGGCGGCTCGGGCCCTCGCGCATGCCCATGAGCGCGGGATCGTCCACCGCGACGTCTCGCCCGCCAACATCATGGTCACGACCGACGGCGCGGTGAAGATCCTCGACTTCGGCATCGCCCGTGACGGCGGCGACGCCCACTCGTCGGCGGCTTCGCGCGGCACGATCGCATACGTCGCGCCCGAGGTCCTTCGCGGAGGCACGGCCGATGCACGTGCCGATCTGTACTCGCTCGGCGCAGTGCTCGCGGAGCTCGCTCGTGGTCTCGACGACCACCGGCTCCGCGCGGCGCTCGACCGTGCCACGGCGACCGATCCCGTCGCACGGTTCGCCTCCGCCACCGCGTTCTCCGGCGCGCTCGACGCGATCGCGGCGGGCACCGACCCGGTGCTCACGCCGCGAACCGGCGAGCGACACCGACCGGCCCGGGATCGCACGGAGCCGATCGTGCGGATCGCGACTCGCCCCCTCGCGTCGGCATCATCGAGTCGGCCGGTCGCCGAGCCGGCGCGGTCCTCCGCGCCGCTGCAGCCGACCGTCGAGCCCGCCCGAGGCATCGTGGGGTCTCGCCCACGTCGCAGACGACGGGGGGCGCGCCTCGGTCGCACGATCGTCGTCGTCGCGCTCATCGGCGTCGCCATCGGGAGCGCGCTCGTCCTCGGCCAGGCGTTCGTCACGATGTCGACTCCCCAGCCCGCCGGGACCGTCACCGGTCCCGACCCGGTGCCGGCGCCAACGGGCCTGGTGGGCGCCGCATCGTGCGACGGCCTCTTCTCGACCGGCGTGGACCTCGCGTGGACGGGCTCGGGACCGGTGAAGGGATACGAGATCTTGCGGAAGGGCGGCACCGGTGAGCGGACACTCGTCGCTCGGCTGCGCGGTGTACACACCGAGGCGTTCCGGGATGCCGACCTCGGCGTCGACGCTTCGTACCGGTACCGAGTTCGCGCGTTCGACGGCCCGCGGGTGAGCGAGTGGTCGAACGCCGTCGACATCGCGACACCGTTCCTCTGCCTCACATGA
- a CDS encoding ABC transporter substrate-binding protein produces MRRLRLVAPFAVMLLIAAACTSDEGGGDEPSASGSPAGEDTGNVNILSAVEPEEAEAVQEVLDAEVNPDVEYQAEIEASGNFEEQLQIRAEGGTLDIALLPQPGSVPAQAAAGTAIALEDLGFDIDELTATFGESFMALGEYEGKHYGLPTNINLKSMVWYPKDDFDAAGYEVPTTWDELMALSDQIAADGSTPWCVGFKSEGSSGWPATDWVEDIVLRTAGPDVYEQWWKHEIPFNDPQIVAAVEQFGDVMFREGYVLGGPENTPSVEFGDAPGPMFENPPKCWLHRQASFINAFFPADAESGVDYDWFPLPPIDQEGTLYAGEMAIVGRDAPEVRDFLNRFIGVDVQCGMGGITAASRISPNVKVGPECYANDILAEASEILSTASTSGTGGFDASDLMPPEVGQGSFWTGMLQYMQEGPDSLQSIMDEIEASWPAQE; encoded by the coding sequence ATGCGCCGACTCCGACTTGTCGCGCCGTTCGCTGTCATGCTGCTGATCGCCGCAGCCTGTACCAGCGATGAGGGCGGCGGCGATGAACCGAGCGCCAGCGGATCCCCAGCGGGCGAGGACACGGGCAACGTGAACATCTTGAGCGCGGTGGAACCCGAGGAAGCCGAGGCCGTCCAAGAGGTGCTCGATGCGGAGGTCAACCCCGACGTCGAATATCAGGCGGAGATCGAGGCGTCGGGGAACTTCGAGGAGCAGCTCCAGATCCGCGCCGAAGGTGGCACGCTCGACATCGCGTTGCTGCCCCAGCCCGGAAGTGTGCCGGCACAGGCGGCAGCGGGCACCGCGATCGCACTCGAGGACCTGGGATTCGACATCGACGAGCTGACCGCGACGTTCGGTGAGTCCTTCATGGCCCTCGGCGAGTACGAGGGCAAGCACTACGGCCTGCCGACCAACATCAACCTGAAGAGCATGGTCTGGTACCCGAAGGACGACTTCGACGCCGCTGGGTACGAGGTCCCGACCACCTGGGACGAGCTCATGGCGTTGAGCGATCAGATCGCCGCCGACGGGAGCACGCCGTGGTGCGTGGGGTTCAAGAGCGAAGGCTCGAGCGGCTGGCCGGCGACCGACTGGGTCGAGGACATCGTGCTTCGCACGGCCGGGCCCGATGTCTACGAGCAGTGGTGGAAGCACGAGATCCCCTTCAACGACCCGCAGATCGTTGCTGCTGTCGAGCAGTTCGGCGACGTGATGTTCCGGGAGGGGTACGTGCTCGGCGGTCCCGAGAACACGCCGTCGGTCGAGTTCGGCGATGCGCCAGGGCCGATGTTCGAGAACCCGCCGAAGTGTTGGCTTCATCGGCAGGCCAGCTTCATCAACGCGTTCTTCCCGGCCGATGCGGAGTCCGGCGTGGACTACGACTGGTTCCCGCTTCCCCCGATCGATCAGGAGGGGACGCTGTACGCGGGCGAGATGGCCATCGTCGGTCGTGACGCTCCCGAGGTGCGAGACTTCCTCAACCGCTTCATCGGCGTCGACGTCCAGTGCGGGATGGGCGGCATCACGGCCGCGTCGAGGATCTCTCCGAACGTCAAGGTCGGGCCGGAGTGTTATGCCAACGACATCCTCGCGGAGGCGTCGGAGATCCTGAGCACGGCTTCGACGTCCGGCACCGGCGGATTCGATGCATCGGATCTGATGCCACCGGAGGTTGGGCAGGGCAGCTTCTGGACCGGCATGCTGCAGTACATGCAGGAAGGGCCGGACTCGCTGCAGTCGATCATGGACGAGATCGAGGCGAGCTGGCCGGCCCAGGAGTGA
- a CDS encoding carbohydrate ABC transporter permease: protein MSATQPLPSIDVGSAHDDEAPGANQRGSWFVRITVLAIVLLWLIPTLGVLVTSLRPEELADTSGWWTALAHPWRIADWTLENYRIALTKEGFGNSFLNSLAVAIPSTVIPITIAAFAAYAFSWMEFRGRYVLFVVVVGLLVVPLQMSLIPILRLYTQGASLGPFQLFPDLDLNGTFLGIWLAHAGFGLPLATYLLANYIRSLPSSIIESAKMDGADHFTIFWRLIVPLSVPALAAFAIFQFLWVWNDLLVAYVLLGGTQETQVLTIKLANLVGSRGENWHLLTSAAFLTMVLPLAVFFTLQKYFVRGLTAGSVKG from the coding sequence GTGAGCGCGACCCAACCGCTCCCCAGCATCGACGTTGGATCGGCGCATGACGACGAGGCTCCCGGCGCGAACCAGCGCGGCTCGTGGTTCGTGAGGATCACGGTGCTCGCGATCGTGCTCCTGTGGCTGATCCCCACGCTGGGCGTGCTCGTCACGTCGTTGCGCCCGGAGGAGCTCGCCGACACGTCGGGGTGGTGGACGGCGCTCGCGCATCCGTGGCGGATCGCGGACTGGACCCTGGAGAACTACCGGATCGCGCTCACGAAGGAGGGGTTCGGGAACTCGTTCCTCAACAGCCTCGCCGTCGCGATCCCCTCGACCGTGATCCCGATCACGATCGCCGCCTTCGCTGCCTATGCGTTCTCGTGGATGGAGTTCCGGGGCCGGTACGTGTTGTTCGTGGTCGTCGTCGGCCTGCTGGTCGTTCCGCTGCAGATGTCGCTGATCCCGATCCTGCGCCTGTACACGCAAGGCGCGAGCCTCGGCCCGTTCCAGCTGTTCCCCGACCTCGACCTGAACGGCACGTTCCTCGGGATCTGGCTGGCGCATGCGGGCTTCGGGTTGCCCCTGGCGACGTACCTGCTCGCGAACTACATCCGATCGCTGCCGTCGTCGATCATCGAGTCCGCCAAGATGGACGGGGCCGACCATTTCACGATCTTCTGGCGCTTGATCGTGCCGCTGTCGGTGCCTGCGCTCGCGGCGTTCGCGATCTTCCAGTTCCTGTGGGTATGGAACGACCTCCTGGTGGCCTACGTGCTCCTGGGCGGCACGCAGGAGACGCAGGTCCTCACGATCAAGCTCGCGAACCTCGTGGGCTCCCGAGGCGAGAACTGGCACCTGCTCACGTCGGCCGCGTTCCTCACGATGGTGCTGCCGCTGGCGGTCTTCTTCACCCTTCAGAAGTACTTCGTGCGGGGCCTCACGGCGGGATCGGTGAAGGGGTGA
- a CDS encoding PAS domain-containing protein: protein MTETPDFLHDEALYRRIVEESPAAVVLLTNEPAARVLFASPRIEEISGFTPDDLLTQPGLWVERLHPEEAHGLGARWASAVASGERFSEEYRFLHRTGEWRWIREISSPVRAPDGTVRYRQSFTEDITSERFAEAQAERSEARYRALVERLPVIVYVDSDEFEPMSLYISPNSEEVLGMRPDALIADRNLWMASTHPDDRERIRAAWAESVRTRRPFREEYRRLRPNGDVVWVRDESILVRDDDDLPMFWQGVLLDITAERSAETAFRRSEDRYRDLIEHLPFIVYIDAYGPAEASRYVSPNVLDVLGHPAEAFDRTFLWQQLLHPDDLDRALAAWGHGWSTGAGWSVEYRFVHPDGHDVPVRDEARMVVDPATGEPTWQGVIIDLTAEKQSEAELRRSEQLHRALVEQVPAVVYLDRYDEGRHTTFNSPRVTEMTGIPPQRWIDDPGLWQRVIHPDDLERVRTELERCVAETRTLDIEYRWRHLDGHEVWVHDTCAPVLGEDGAVEYWLGVMIDITEQRLAEQRLLASERRYRALVEQVPAIMYEMGPDDERRTLFVSPHVEAILGYKRQEWLDQPDIWVELLHPDDRERELAAHDRHNETGEPWQREYRLIASDGREVWVHDQAQLVHDAEGSRWLGVMLDITPQKDAEELLRLAKDELEMRVLTRTAELEDANEMMSLEIGERRRIEGRLREAETRYRLLLEDLPAAVYSWETNWEDDPEPADTALYTSPQLERILGFPREEWHRPGFWQERLHPHDRDRIIPLAEHSIETGEPFSAEYRYLAADGRIVWVLDRATLRTRDRHGRPRLFQGVMLDITELKEAEAKAREAEERFRRLAEEGPFVVYQFELEHGDPPVVHLRYLSPSAAELLNVPASLWVGGSLGEWFELMHPDDVERMRPLAQRAFATGGPWNYVFRMIGADGRIVWLLDRGRAIERDAEGRPTFFQGIMLDVTEEAELHAALETSEATLRSLVETMPATPWTEVMDPASGRGKYRFIGPQVQELFGYTPHELFTEPDHFFRLVHPDDRERLKAASDRCDRTGEPWDQFYRVEHRDGSVHWIFSYARRTFEDDRPVWHGVSIDVTRHVTSGSFPVAVGDATEVDRGLI, encoded by the coding sequence GTGACGGAGACCCCCGACTTCCTCCACGACGAGGCCCTCTACCGACGCATCGTGGAGGAATCCCCTGCGGCGGTGGTGCTGCTGACGAACGAGCCCGCCGCGCGCGTGCTGTTCGCGAGTCCCCGGATCGAGGAGATCTCGGGGTTCACGCCCGACGACCTCTTGACGCAACCCGGGTTGTGGGTCGAGCGCCTGCATCCTGAGGAGGCCCATGGTCTCGGGGCACGCTGGGCCTCGGCGGTCGCATCGGGTGAGCGATTCAGCGAGGAGTACCGGTTCCTGCATCGGACCGGGGAGTGGCGGTGGATCCGGGAGATCTCCTCGCCGGTCCGTGCCCCCGACGGCACCGTGCGCTACCGGCAAAGCTTCACCGAGGACATCACGTCGGAGCGATTCGCCGAGGCGCAGGCCGAGCGCTCCGAGGCTCGTTACCGCGCCCTCGTCGAACGGCTGCCCGTGATCGTGTACGTGGACTCCGACGAGTTCGAGCCGATGAGCCTCTACATCAGCCCGAACTCCGAGGAGGTCCTGGGGATGCGGCCCGACGCCTTGATCGCCGACCGTAACCTGTGGATGGCCTCGACGCACCCCGACGACCGCGAGCGCATCCGCGCCGCGTGGGCCGAGTCGGTCCGCACCCGCCGGCCGTTCCGCGAGGAGTACCGGCGACTGCGGCCGAACGGCGACGTCGTGTGGGTCCGCGACGAGTCGATCCTCGTCCGTGACGACGACGACCTGCCGATGTTCTGGCAGGGCGTGCTGCTCGACATCACCGCGGAGCGATCGGCGGAGACCGCCTTCCGCCGCTCGGAGGATCGGTACCGCGACCTGATCGAGCACCTGCCGTTCATCGTCTACATCGACGCGTACGGGCCGGCCGAGGCGAGCCGGTACGTGAGCCCCAACGTCCTCGATGTGCTCGGCCATCCCGCCGAGGCGTTCGACCGCACCTTCCTCTGGCAGCAGCTTCTGCACCCGGACGACCTGGATCGGGCCCTCGCCGCCTGGGGCCACGGGTGGTCAACGGGCGCCGGGTGGTCGGTCGAGTACCGGTTCGTCCACCCCGACGGGCACGACGTGCCGGTCCGCGACGAGGCCCGGATGGTGGTCGATCCGGCGACGGGAGAACCTACGTGGCAGGGGGTCATCATCGACCTCACCGCCGAGAAGCAGAGCGAGGCGGAGCTCCGGAGGTCGGAGCAGCTCCACCGCGCGCTCGTGGAGCAGGTGCCTGCGGTCGTCTACCTCGATCGCTACGACGAGGGCAGGCACACCACCTTCAACAGCCCCCGAGTGACCGAGATGACGGGGATCCCTCCACAGCGCTGGATCGACGATCCCGGGCTGTGGCAGCGAGTGATCCATCCCGACGACCTCGAGCGGGTGCGCACGGAGCTCGAGCGGTGCGTCGCGGAGACCCGCACGCTGGACATCGAGTACCGGTGGCGGCACCTCGATGGTCACGAGGTCTGGGTGCACGACACCTGCGCGCCGGTCCTGGGTGAGGACGGCGCGGTCGAGTACTGGCTGGGCGTGATGATCGACATCACCGAGCAACGGCTCGCCGAGCAACGGCTCCTGGCGAGCGAGCGCCGATACCGCGCCCTCGTGGAACAGGTGCCGGCGATCATGTACGAGATGGGGCCCGACGACGAACGTCGGACCCTGTTCGTCTCGCCGCACGTCGAGGCGATCCTCGGCTACAAGCGTCAGGAGTGGCTGGATCAGCCCGACATCTGGGTGGAGCTCCTGCACCCCGACGATCGAGAGCGGGAGCTCGCGGCCCACGACCGGCACAACGAGACCGGGGAACCCTGGCAACGCGAGTATCGGCTGATCGCGAGCGACGGCCGTGAGGTTTGGGTGCACGACCAGGCGCAGCTCGTGCATGACGCCGAGGGATCGCGGTGGCTCGGCGTGATGCTCGACATCACCCCACAGAAGGATGCCGAGGAGCTGCTCCGCCTGGCCAAGGACGAGCTCGAGATGCGCGTGCTCACCCGCACGGCCGAGCTCGAGGACGCCAACGAGATGATGAGCCTCGAGATCGGTGAACGCCGCCGGATCGAAGGCCGGCTCCGCGAGGCGGAGACGCGGTACCGCTTGCTGCTCGAGGACCTGCCGGCCGCGGTGTACTCATGGGAGACCAACTGGGAAGACGACCCCGAGCCGGCCGACACCGCGCTCTATACCAGCCCTCAGCTCGAGCGGATCCTCGGGTTCCCCCGTGAGGAGTGGCATCGCCCCGGCTTCTGGCAGGAACGGCTCCACCCGCACGACCGTGACCGCATCATCCCGCTCGCCGAGCACAGCATCGAGACGGGCGAGCCGTTCAGCGCCGAATACCGCTACCTGGCGGCCGACGGTCGCATCGTCTGGGTGCTGGACCGGGCGACGTTGCGCACGCGCGACCGGCACGGTCGCCCCCGCCTGTTCCAGGGCGTGATGCTCGACATCACCGAGCTGAAGGAGGCCGAGGCCAAGGCGCGCGAGGCCGAAGAGCGCTTCCGCCGACTCGCGGAGGAAGGCCCCTTCGTCGTCTACCAATTCGAGCTCGAGCATGGCGATCCGCCGGTGGTGCACCTGCGTTACCTGAGCCCCTCCGCCGCCGAGCTGTTGAACGTGCCGGCGTCGCTGTGGGTAGGAGGGAGTCTCGGGGAGTGGTTCGAGCTGATGCATCCGGACGACGTCGAACGCATGCGTCCGCTCGCGCAGCGCGCGTTCGCCACGGGAGGACCGTGGAACTACGTGTTCCGCATGATCGGAGCCGACGGGCGGATCGTGTGGCTGCTCGACCGTGGACGCGCGATCGAACGCGACGCCGAGGGTCGGCCGACCTTCTTCCAGGGGATCATGCTCGACGTCACAGAGGAGGCCGAGTTGCACGCGGCGCTGGAGACGTCGGAGGCGACCCTACGGTCGTTGGTCGAGACGATGCCCGCAACGCCGTGGACGGAGGTGATGGACCCCGCGTCAGGGCGTGGGAAGTACCGTTTCATCGGACCGCAGGTTCAGGAGCTCTTCGGCTATACGCCGCATGAGCTCTTCACGGAGCCCGATCACTTCTTCCGACTGGTCCACCCCGACGACCGGGAACGGTTGAAAGCAGCGTCGGACCGCTGCGATCGCACCGGGGAACCCTGGGATCAGTTCTACCGGGTGGAGCACCGTGACGGCTCGGTGCACTGGATCTTCAGCTATGCCCGACGCACCTTCGAGGACGACCGGCCCGTGTGGCACGGGGTGTCGATCGACGTGACGCGACATGTGACGTCCGGCTCGTTCCCGGTCGCCGTCGGCGACGCGACCGAGGTCGATCGGGGCCTGATCTAG
- a CDS encoding DUF4446 family protein has product MTLSDSTLTLIALVAIGLSVLAIVFSIVGGGGRRAKEPTGPIQMSEALRGVLTGHAERIERLEQAVRVLNATDKKQQALVDGSVRHVALLRFDAFEDVGGRLSFSCALLDDHGTGVVLTSINGRQETRVYAKPVTHGASSYNLSTEEAEAIRQAMAGDAEPVEAR; this is encoded by the coding sequence ATGACCTTGTCCGACAGCACCCTCACCCTGATCGCCCTCGTCGCGATCGGCCTGTCGGTGCTCGCGATCGTGTTCTCGATCGTGGGAGGCGGCGGTCGTCGCGCCAAGGAACCGACCGGGCCCATCCAGATGAGCGAGGCGCTGCGTGGCGTGCTCACGGGTCACGCAGAGCGCATCGAGCGGCTGGAGCAAGCGGTGCGGGTGCTGAACGCCACGGACAAGAAGCAGCAGGCGCTGGTCGACGGCAGCGTCAGGCACGTCGCGCTCCTGCGCTTCGACGCGTTCGAGGACGTCGGTGGAAGGCTCTCGTTCTCGTGCGCCCTGCTCGACGACCACGGCACGGGTGTCGTGCTCACCTCGATCAACGGCCGGCAGGAGACGCGCGTCTATGCGAAGCCCGTCACCCACGGCGCGAGCTCGTACAACCTTTCGACCGAGGAGGCCGAGGCGATCCGACAGGCGATGGCCGGCGACGCCGAGCCCGTGGAGGCCCGATGA
- the serS gene encoding serine--tRNA ligase has protein sequence MLDIKAVRDDPERFRTALARRNLGDSVDQLLAVDRRRRNLTARVDALRAEQNKASKAIGRAEGDEKQRLIDDVARVSAELKELEPQLAEAEASLASLLAATPNLPHESAPDGFTDDDAVEVRRHLEPAEFAFEPKDHAELGALLGVLDVDRAVRASGSRFVYVLGDLVFVQFALMRHAMDILADKGFVPVIPPVLVREEVMYGSGFFPTDEANIYRTDADQLYLVGTSEVPLAALHMGEILDEGALPLRYAGYSTCFRREAGTYGKDMGGMFRVHQFDKVEMFSFSHPSSSWDELEFLVSVEEEIVGNFDLPYRVVNIAAGDLGGAAAKKYDIEAWLPGQQRYREITSCSNYTDYGARRAQTRIRWGDGSIGVPHTLNGTATAIGRTLIALLENHQQADGSVVLPEKLHPYLPELARVLRPTSS, from the coding sequence ATGCTCGACATCAAGGCCGTCAGGGACGACCCGGAGCGGTTCCGCACCGCGCTCGCACGCCGCAACCTCGGCGACTCCGTCGACCAGCTGCTCGCCGTCGACCGGCGGCGCCGGAACCTCACCGCCCGCGTCGACGCGCTGCGCGCCGAGCAGAACAAGGCGTCGAAAGCGATCGGGCGTGCCGAGGGCGACGAGAAGCAGCGCCTGATCGACGACGTCGCCCGCGTCTCCGCCGAGCTGAAGGAGCTCGAACCGCAGCTCGCCGAGGCCGAAGCCTCACTCGCCTCGCTCTTGGCGGCCACGCCGAACCTTCCGCACGAGAGCGCGCCCGACGGGTTCACCGACGATGATGCGGTCGAGGTGCGGCGTCACCTCGAGCCGGCGGAGTTCGCCTTCGAGCCGAAGGATCACGCCGAACTCGGCGCGCTGCTCGGCGTGCTCGACGTCGACCGCGCCGTGCGGGCGAGCGGGTCACGGTTCGTCTACGTGCTCGGCGATCTCGTGTTCGTGCAGTTCGCGCTGATGCGTCACGCGATGGACATACTGGCGGACAAGGGATTCGTGCCGGTGATCCCGCCCGTGCTCGTCCGGGAAGAGGTGATGTACGGCTCGGGATTCTTCCCGACCGACGAAGCCAACATCTATCGGACCGACGCCGACCAGCTCTATCTGGTCGGCACGTCGGAGGTGCCGCTCGCCGCGCTGCACATGGGTGAGATCCTCGACGAGGGCGCGTTACCGCTTCGCTACGCCGGCTACTCCACGTGTTTCCGCCGGGAGGCGGGCACGTATGGCAAGGACATGGGCGGCATGTTCCGTGTGCACCAGTTCGACAAGGTCGAGATGTTCTCGTTCAGCCACCCGAGCTCGAGCTGGGACGAGCTCGAGTTTCTCGTGTCCGTCGAAGAGGAGATCGTCGGCAACTTCGACCTGCCGTACAGGGTGGTGAACATCGCGGCCGGCGACCTCGGAGGTGCCGCCGCGAAGAAGTACGACATCGAAGCGTGGCTTCCGGGGCAGCAGCGCTATCGAGAGATCACGTCCTGCTCGAACTACACGGACTACGGCGCCCGGCGAGCGCAGACCAGGATTCGCTGGGGCGATGGAAGCATCGGGGTTCCTCACACCTTGAACGGCACTGCCACGGCGATCGGGCGAACCCTGATCGCGCTCCTCGAGAACCACCAGCAGGCCGACGGGTCCGTGGTGCTCCCGGAGAAGCTGCACCCGTATCTGCCCGAACTGGCGCGCGTGCTCCGTCCCACCTCGTCCTAG